A stretch of the Methanobacterium veterum genome encodes the following:
- the argJ gene encoding bifunctional ornithine acetyltransferase/N-acetylglutamate synthase translates to MEIIKGGICAVDGVLASGSRKGKYGVSVIVSKENTASAVFTSNKVVAAPVIVTKDVLKDGKLSAIVANSGNANCFTGEEGISSAKEMTKRVADKLNIDLNDVAAASTGIIGRKLPLDIINALIDESLNTLENSPEASFAAAEAIMTTDTFSKEFAVQTTLKDGSNVKIGGITKGSGMIAPNMGTMLCFITTDVKASAEELNDALKKAVDKSFNMVVVDGDESTNDTVILMSNGSSGKMDENFQEALEYVCIELAKMMAKDGEGETKYMEVHVNGAASSGDAKSASKAIVGSSLVKTALFGADPNWGRVVAAVGYSGAEMDENLVDITFKSDNETVKIVEKGSILAFDGTDELKTAEKIMQNDEIEIIVDLNLGKHSAAAYGCDLSCDYVKINSEYST, encoded by the coding sequence ATGGAAATAATAAAAGGGGGAATATGTGCTGTAGATGGTGTTCTAGCTTCAGGTTCTCGTAAAGGAAAATATGGAGTATCTGTAATAGTTAGTAAAGAAAATACAGCATCTGCAGTTTTTACCTCAAATAAAGTAGTGGCAGCACCAGTTATTGTTACGAAAGATGTACTTAAAGACGGGAAATTATCCGCAATCGTTGCAAACAGTGGGAATGCCAACTGTTTCACAGGTGAAGAAGGTATTTCGAGTGCAAAAGAAATGACAAAAAGGGTTGCAGATAAATTAAATATTGATTTAAATGATGTTGCTGCCGCATCCACAGGCATAATTGGAAGGAAACTGCCTTTAGACATTATAAATGCACTTATAGATGAGTCGCTGAATACCCTTGAAAATTCTCCTGAAGCTTCATTTGCAGCAGCAGAAGCTATAATGACGACTGACACATTTTCAAAGGAATTTGCTGTTCAAACTACCCTTAAAGATGGAAGTAATGTTAAAATTGGGGGTATAACTAAGGGTTCTGGGATGATAGCACCAAATATGGGTACAATGCTATGTTTCATTACCACTGATGTTAAAGCATCAGCTGAAGAACTAAATGACGCGCTTAAAAAAGCAGTGGATAAATCATTCAACATGGTCGTTGTAGACGGTGATGAAAGTACCAATGATACTGTTATACTGATGTCAAATGGAAGTTCAGGGAAAATGGACGAAAATTTCCAGGAAGCGCTTGAGTATGTATGTATTGAACTTGCGAAGATGATGGCAAAGGACGGCGAAGGGGAAACTAAATACATGGAAGTTCATGTAAATGGCGCTGCATCTTCTGGTGATGCAAAATCTGCATCAAAAGCTATCGTTGGATCATCACTTGTAAAAACGGCATTATTCGGAGCTGACCCCAACTGGGGCAGAGTAGTTGCAGCTGTAGGTTATTCAGGGGCTGAAATGGATGAAAACCTTGTAGATATAACATTTAAGTCAGATAATGAAACTGTCAAAATTGTGGAAAAAGGCTCTATTCTAGCTTTTGACGGAACAGATGAACTTAAAACTGCAGAAAAAATAATGCAGAATGATGAAATTGAAATAATTGTTGATCTTAATTTAGGAAAACATTCTGCAGCCGCATACGGGTGCGATTTATCATGTGACTATGTGAAAATTAATTCAGAGTACAGTACATGA
- a CDS encoding glycosyltransferase family 2 protein, with product MTLNDLQIKNLSPSNNNFEDKMDQNLKKSNNPTNNWNIYVVMPAYNESKTIKNVIEDLKQRNLNMVIIDDGSHDKTYKIAENSIYDHGFIYRHVINRGLGAALETGIKAALAKNADIIVTFDADGQHNPDDIIPVCKPIMEKRADVVIGTRNFNEMPASKKFGNTVMNIITRIFYGIHVNDSQSGLRAFNRKAAKVLDITSRGYGVSSEIIGEIKKYDLKVEEVEIETIYTDYSMSKGTNLMVGLKILAKLIIGILK from the coding sequence ATGACATTGAATGATCTTCAGATAAAAAATTTATCCCCTTCAAATAATAATTTTGAAGATAAGATGGATCAAAATTTAAAAAAATCCAATAATCCCACCAATAATTGGAATATATATGTGGTTATGCCTGCATATAATGAAAGTAAGACTATAAAAAATGTTATAGAAGATCTTAAACAAAGAAATTTAAACATGGTCATTATAGACGATGGATCTCATGATAAAACATATAAAATAGCTGAAAATTCCATTTATGACCATGGGTTCATTTACAGACATGTAATAAATAGAGGATTAGGTGCTGCGCTTGAAACTGGAATAAAAGCAGCTCTGGCAAAGAATGCAGATATAATAGTAACGTTCGATGCAGATGGACAGCACAATCCAGATGATATAATTCCAGTATGCAAACCAATCATGGAAAAGAGAGCAGACGTTGTAATAGGAACAAGAAATTTTAATGAAATGCCTGCTTCTAAAAAATTTGGAAATACAGTTATGAACATAATAACACGTATTTTTTATGGAATTCATGTAAATGACTCTCAATCAGGTTTACGAGCTTTCAACAGAAAAGCTGCTAAAGTTCTAGATATAACCTCAAGAGGTTATGGGGTATCTTCGGAAATAATAGGTGAAATTAAAAAATATGACTTAAAAGTAGAAGAAGTTGAAATCGAAACCATTTATACTGATTACTCCATGTCAAAAGGTACAAATTTAATGGTAGGTCTCAAAATACTTGCTAAATTAATAATAGGCATTCTAAAATAA
- a CDS encoding nascent polypeptide-associated complex protein has translation MIPGAGMNPKQLKQMQRAMKQMGMDMKDVKGATEVIIKFKDKEIVINNPKVNLMDFMGQKTYQITGKPKERKFEAELEIPEEDVELVSAQTGASKEDAIKALKDTDGDLAEAIMRLS, from the coding sequence ATGATACCGGGTGCAGGGATGAACCCAAAACAACTTAAACAAATGCAAAGAGCTATGAAACAAATGGGCATGGACATGAAGGATGTTAAAGGTGCCACAGAAGTCATAATAAAGTTTAAAGATAAAGAAATCGTGATTAATAACCCCAAGGTTAATTTAATGGATTTTATGGGGCAGAAAACATACCAGATAACTGGTAAACCTAAAGAGAGAAAATTTGAAGCAGAATTAGAAATTCCTGAAGAGGATGTAGAACTTGTATCTGCTCAAACAGGTGCAAGTAAAGAAGATGCTATTAAAGCATTGAAAGATACGGATGGAGATCTTGCAGAAGCAATTATGAGGTTAAGTTAG
- a CDS encoding NYN domain-containing protein translates to MKVIIDASNVAHFGKGKDGQPSLNNILNAIEALKGLGYEPFAIADAPLRHEIDNKEEFNKLLEEEKVQQVPSGTTADHFILKIAYEENAKILSNDMFRDYNDEFKDIASRRIPYGIKNGEISIGTSSKPKKVKNILQKICTYSLNEFERKGLDAYKVKKSKKISGIAIAKEAIDRITKTRENALDSKIEDIFQKIPLFGKVMNLVEEAESTSDFIIFVLVSPRDYKDAVRYAGNIAVTVGDRLKLEHAPLVAVRNDLFTKPGSFELNILYSDEVVEESKYNINITINDHDYSFVKKNSRNIASTVAARIGTWKFPIVSVKPSMLMEKPGQFEIVLEKGESKG, encoded by the coding sequence TTGAAAGTAATTATTGATGCATCCAACGTAGCTCACTTTGGAAAAGGAAAAGACGGACAGCCAAGTCTTAATAACATATTAAATGCAATTGAAGCGTTGAAAGGATTAGGTTATGAACCATTTGCCATAGCGGATGCACCCCTTAGACATGAAATAGACAACAAGGAAGAATTCAACAAGCTTCTTGAAGAAGAAAAAGTTCAACAGGTCCCATCTGGTACAACGGCAGATCATTTTATTTTAAAAATTGCATATGAAGAAAATGCAAAAATATTATCAAATGATATGTTTAGAGATTATAACGACGAATTTAAAGATATTGCTAGTAGAAGAATTCCTTATGGTATTAAAAATGGTGAAATCTCCATTGGAACATCTTCTAAGCCTAAAAAAGTTAAAAATATACTGCAAAAAATATGTACATATTCCCTTAACGAATTTGAAAGAAAGGGATTAGATGCGTATAAAGTTAAAAAAAGTAAGAAAATAAGTGGTATTGCAATTGCAAAAGAAGCAATTGATAGGATAACTAAAACGCGGGAAAATGCACTGGACTCTAAAATAGAAGATATATTCCAGAAGATTCCTCTCTTTGGTAAAGTAATGAACCTGGTTGAAGAGGCTGAATCAACGAGCGACTTCATTATTTTTGTTCTTGTAAGCCCAAGGGACTATAAAGATGCTGTTAGATATGCGGGAAATATTGCAGTTACTGTTGGAGATAGACTTAAACTTGAACACGCACCCCTTGTTGCTGTAAGAAATGATCTTTTCACAAAACCGGGTAGTTTTGAGCTTAATATTCTTTATTCTGATGAGGTAGTTGAGGAATCCAAATATAATATAAATATAACCATTAATGATCACGATTACTCATTTGTAAAGAAAAACTCTAGAAATATTGCAAGTACAGTGGCTGCAAGGATTGGAACATGGAAATTTCCTATTGTATCCGTTAAACCAAGTATGTTAATGGAAAAACCAGGACAATTTGAAATTGTTTTAGAAAAAGGAGAAAGTAAAGGGTAG
- a CDS encoding flavodoxin family protein encodes MVKVIGIIGSPRKNGNTSYLVEKALEAAEESGADIESLYLGNMKMEPCNACDICKLTGECPKDDDVNKILSKLQEAHGIIIGSPVYFGNVTSQLKILMDRSRPLRADFKLKDKVSGAITVGASRNGGQETTCSAIHNFLLIQDAIIVGDGAPLAHYGGAGAAGAAGDAQNDDYGVETSKNLGKRVTELAKKINNIN; translated from the coding sequence GTGGTAAAAGTTATTGGAATTATAGGTAGCCCACGAAAAAATGGGAACACATCATATCTAGTTGAAAAAGCATTGGAAGCTGCAGAAGAATCAGGAGCTGACATTGAAAGTTTATACTTGGGAAATATGAAAATGGAACCATGTAATGCATGTGATATATGTAAATTAACAGGTGAATGCCCAAAGGATGATGATGTGAATAAAATTCTTTCAAAACTTCAAGAAGCCCACGGGATAATTATTGGAAGCCCAGTTTACTTTGGAAATGTAACTTCACAGCTTAAAATATTGATGGATAGATCAAGACCACTTCGAGCTGATTTTAAACTTAAAGACAAAGTCAGTGGAGCAATAACTGTGGGAGCGTCCAGAAACGGAGGACAGGAAACTACATGTTCGGCCATACATAATTTCCTGCTTATTCAGGACGCCATAATTGTAGGTGATGGTGCACCTCTTGCACACTACGGCGGCGCTGGAGCTGCAGGAGCTGCTGGCGATGCGCAAAATGATGATTATGGTGTAGAAACATCAAAAAATTTAGGGAAAAGAGTAACTGAACTTGCCAAAAAAATTAACAATATTAATTAA
- the tgtA gene encoding tRNA guanosine(15) transglycosylase TgtA, giving the protein MGRIGILKTPHGNVKTPALMPVIHPGKQTIDVKKYGADIVITNSYIIYKNEELKKKALEEGIHNLINFDGPIVTDSGSFQLSVYGDIDVTNKEIIEFQEKIGTDIGTSLDIPTPPYVKRERAEKELEITLERAKEALDARENLMLNSVVQGSTFPNLRAKCAEAIGQMDFEVYPIGAVVPLLENYKYKDVVDIVMASVANLPPSRPRHLMGAGHPMVFALAVAMGCDLFDSAAYILYAQDDRLMMPNGTYKLQDLSEMPCSCEVCTKYTPNDLRSMKKEQRMKLIAQHNLHVSFAEIRKIRQAIIDGSLLELVEQRCRAHPYLLDALRNLKNYTELMEEYDPEYKNSAFFYSGPESLDRPEIFRHLNRLSRLPQKNRVLLLPSFKKPYSKNIQNILTNFGRDEPDLERLGNFYKIKNLKTENNLDIDEPLQATVVDVPFGVIPLEIDEIYPLAQNESPSLLDEDSKKFVKNIINEYINNFNEVIISESLIKRFDLDFQLENFNIDELRLQFDDKEKIKYIADYQFSTGAGEALFGTDVSIVKSRKTGKIRHVYDGEDLIATLRASDGIFVLSMLGAKRLHEFLEYPKSRVVVNSDSEPFAREGKSIFAKFVIDIDINIRANEEVLIVNENDDLLAFGKSILNAHEIKDLKTGQAVKTRKGGKL; this is encoded by the coding sequence ATGGGTAGAATTGGTATACTGAAGACTCCCCATGGAAATGTGAAAACACCAGCTTTGATGCCTGTAATCCATCCTGGAAAACAAACCATCGATGTTAAAAAGTATGGGGCAGACATCGTCATAACTAACTCTTATATAATTTATAAAAATGAAGAATTGAAGAAAAAAGCTCTTGAAGAAGGTATACACAATTTGATAAACTTTGATGGTCCAATAGTTACAGATTCCGGTTCTTTTCAGCTTTCAGTGTATGGAGACATTGATGTAACTAATAAGGAAATAATCGAGTTTCAAGAGAAAATAGGTACGGATATTGGTACATCTCTTGATATTCCAACACCTCCATATGTAAAGAGGGAAAGGGCCGAAAAAGAACTTGAAATAACTCTTGAAAGGGCAAAAGAAGCGTTAGATGCAAGAGAAAATTTAATGCTGAATTCTGTAGTGCAGGGCTCTACATTCCCTAATTTAAGGGCAAAGTGTGCAGAAGCAATTGGCCAGATGGATTTTGAAGTCTATCCAATAGGGGCTGTAGTTCCTTTACTTGAAAATTATAAATACAAAGATGTTGTGGATATTGTAATGGCTTCAGTAGCTAATTTGCCTCCATCAAGACCAAGACACCTTATGGGTGCTGGCCATCCTATGGTATTTGCTCTAGCTGTTGCTATGGGATGTGATTTGTTTGATTCAGCTGCTTATATTCTCTATGCCCAGGATGATCGCCTGATGATGCCTAATGGAACTTATAAATTACAGGATCTTTCGGAGATGCCGTGTTCATGTGAAGTATGCACTAAATATACTCCTAATGATTTAAGAAGTATGAAAAAAGAACAGAGGATGAAACTAATTGCACAGCATAACCTTCATGTGAGTTTTGCAGAAATTAGAAAAATAAGGCAGGCTATTATCGATGGAAGTTTACTTGAATTAGTTGAGCAGAGATGTAGGGCTCACCCTTATCTTTTAGATGCGCTGCGAAACCTTAAAAATTACACGGAATTAATGGAAGAGTACGATCCTGAGTATAAAAATTCTGCATTTTTCTACAGCGGTCCAGAATCATTGGATAGGCCTGAGATATTCCGGCACTTGAACCGCCTTTCAAGGCTCCCTCAAAAAAATAGAGTTCTTTTACTGCCCTCATTTAAGAAACCATACTCCAAAAATATTCAGAATATTTTAACCAATTTTGGCAGGGATGAACCTGATTTAGAGAGACTTGGAAATTTCTACAAGATTAAGAACTTAAAGACTGAAAATAACTTAGATATAGATGAACCATTACAGGCTACTGTTGTAGATGTTCCTTTTGGGGTTATTCCCCTTGAAATTGATGAGATTTATCCTTTAGCTCAAAATGAGTCTCCAAGTTTATTAGATGAAGATTCCAAAAAATTCGTTAAAAATATTATAAATGAGTATATAAATAATTTCAATGAAGTTATAATCAGTGAAAGCCTTATCAAAAGGTTTGATCTTGATTTTCAACTTGAAAATTTCAATATTGATGAATTGAGGTTGCAATTTGATGATAAAGAAAAAATAAAATATATTGCAGATTATCAATTTAGCACTGGTGCTGGGGAAGCTCTATTTGGTACTGATGTAAGTATAGTTAAAAGTAGAAAAACTGGCAAAATAAGACATGTTTATGACGGCGAAGATCTGATTGCAACGCTTCGTGCTAGCGATGGGATATTCGTTTTAAGTATGCTTGGAGCAAAGAGACTTCATGAGTTTCTTGAATACCCTAAAAGTAGAGTGGTTGTAAACAGTGATTCTGAACCATTTGCAAGGGAAGGAAAAAGTATATTTGCTAAATTTGTTATAGACATTGATATAAATATTAGAGCGAATGAAGAAGTATTAATTGTAAATGAAAATGATGATTTACTGGCTTTTGGTAAGTCAATTTTAAACGCTCATGAAATAAAAGATTTAAAAACTGGTCAAGCTGTAAAGACAAGAAAAGGAGGTAAATTATGA
- a CDS encoding MnmC family methyltransferase, whose protein sequence is MKTKSDYQALTATDDALKIIRECFTEEQKGDKCARNKTKSLLKEYFIETADGSYTLKSNNVNDKSETMHTHHGAISESMEKFVKPAKLEGKKEVKIMDICSGLGYNAASCIEFLGDDVDIEIDMIEISRETIASSLFIEDPIKSYSIIKSAVENKLYDDGTIGFKFNKEEIPDRININIYLSDARYVIKGIDKKYDAVFLDPFSPLKSPELYTLDFFFILKNILKDDGIILTYTSASPVRSAMVHAGLYVGEGPLFGRKSGGTMASKVPEVIEKSLPDNDERMIALSDAGVPFRDPELNASSDEIRKKREDERKSVRGIKKFASTVKTPVYLGKDVNDPRLERRLLRNINTLGIADLKSKKAKYIICPQFDQCICGCRVPRLDNSYSRINEMSTRLSKVIEEKV, encoded by the coding sequence ATGAAAACAAAAAGCGATTATCAAGCATTAACTGCAACAGATGATGCTCTAAAAATTATCAGAGAATGCTTCACAGAAGAACAGAAAGGGGATAAATGCGCTAGAAACAAGACAAAAAGCCTTTTAAAAGAGTATTTTATAGAAACTGCAGATGGATCTTATACATTAAAATCTAACAATGTAAATGACAAGTCTGAGACGATGCATACTCATCACGGGGCAATTTCAGAATCAATGGAGAAATTTGTTAAACCTGCAAAGCTCGAAGGAAAGAAAGAAGTTAAGATAATGGATATATGCAGTGGCCTGGGTTATAATGCTGCTTCATGTATTGAATTTTTAGGTGATGATGTTGATATTGAAATTGATATGATTGAAATATCAAGAGAGACTATTGCATCATCTCTTTTTATTGAGGACCCCATTAAGTCTTATAGCATCATAAAGAGCGCAGTAGAGAATAAATTATATGATGATGGAACCATTGGTTTTAAATTCAATAAAGAGGAGATACCAGATAGAATCAATATTAATATATATTTGAGTGATGCCAGATATGTAATTAAAGGAATTGATAAGAAATATGATGCGGTATTTCTGGATCCATTTTCACCACTCAAATCCCCTGAACTATATACCCTCGATTTTTTCTTTATTTTAAAAAATATACTTAAAGATGATGGTATTATCCTTACTTATACCTCTGCATCACCTGTTAGGTCTGCAATGGTTCATGCAGGGCTTTATGTAGGTGAAGGCCCATTATTTGGGCGGAAAAGCGGGGGGACAATGGCATCTAAAGTTCCTGAAGTAATCGAAAAATCACTCCCAGATAATGATGAGCGAATGATAGCACTCAGTGATGCAGGGGTCCCGTTTAGGGATCCGGAACTAAATGCATCTAGTGATGAAATAAGAAAGAAAAGAGAAGATGAACGGAAGTCTGTAAGGGGAATAAAAAAATTTGCATCGACAGTGAAAACCCCTGTATATTTGGGTAAGGATGTAAATGATCCGCGGCTTGAAAGGAGACTTCTTAGAAATATTAATACACTTGGAATTGCTGATTTAAAATCAAAAAAAGCAAAGTATATCATTTGCCCTCAATTTGACCAATGTATCTGCGGATGCCGAGTTCCAAGATTAGATAATTCATATAGTCGGATAAATGAAATGTCAACTAGATTATCAAAGGTAATAGAAGAAAAAGTGTAA
- a CDS encoding glycosyltransferase family 4 protein has protein sequence MKIGYFISHFPYINRVNDATYNKEYAHGGTEIAAYQLARNIAEIDDVEIFTTSINSKDSLETSENMLIHRYSTFLKIASANLSFKILYKPLSCKIDIAHAHYNMPYSDYSALRYAKKNKVPFVVTYHADAQESGGNPIRNWAQLIYNRSLLKNVLNGADVIIATSKSYIGESKFLGDYRDKIEVIPNGINLEEFDIKLGKEECRDKLGLPHDKKIILFFGNIVAYKGPHILLKAFSRVKSHFKDVKLVFAGRGEMQEELTKLAAELGIKNDIMFTGYVEEGLKPFYYKCADIFCLPSITMAEAFGIVNLEAMACGIPVISSKLGGIPDVVVDRETGLLVNPQDEESLAESLLFLLENEDIARKMGNNGKKKVEEYSWKKIAEKTQGIYERLI, from the coding sequence ATGAAAATAGGATACTTCATCAGCCATTTTCCATACATAAACCGCGTCAACGACGCAACTTATAACAAAGAATATGCTCATGGAGGTACTGAAATCGCTGCTTACCAGTTAGCGCGCAATATAGCAGAAATAGATGATGTCGAGATTTTTACAACATCCATTAATTCTAAAGATTCCCTTGAAACTTCAGAAAATATGTTAATACACAGATACAGTACCTTTTTAAAAATTGCAAGCGCTAATTTGTCATTTAAAATTTTATATAAACCTTTAAGCTGTAAAATAGACATTGCTCATGCCCATTATAACATGCCATATTCTGACTATTCTGCACTTCGATATGCAAAAAAAAATAAAGTACCATTTGTGGTTACATACCACGCCGATGCGCAGGAAAGTGGGGGAAATCCAATCCGCAACTGGGCGCAACTGATCTACAACAGATCTCTCCTTAAAAATGTTTTAAATGGTGCAGATGTAATAATTGCCACATCAAAGTCATATATAGGTGAATCTAAGTTTTTAGGAGATTACAGGGACAAAATTGAAGTAATTCCTAATGGAATAAACCTGGAAGAATTTGATATTAAGCTTGGAAAAGAAGAATGTAGGGATAAGTTAGGCCTGCCACATGATAAAAAGATAATACTGTTTTTTGGAAATATTGTTGCATATAAGGGCCCTCATATTTTATTAAAAGCATTTTCGAGGGTGAAAAGTCATTTTAAAGATGTAAAACTTGTGTTTGCAGGAAGAGGCGAAATGCAGGAAGAACTTACAAAATTAGCTGCTGAATTAGGTATAAAAAATGATATTATGTTTACAGGATACGTGGAGGAAGGGCTGAAACCATTTTATTATAAATGTGCAGACATATTCTGCCTTCCTTCAATCACGATGGCTGAAGCATTTGGAATTGTAAATTTAGAAGCTATGGCTTGTGGTATTCCTGTTATATCCTCTAAACTTGGAGGAATTCCGGATGTTGTTGTTGATAGAGAAACAGGACTTCTTGTTAACCCACAAGATGAAGAATCACTGGCAGAGTCCCTACTGTTTTTACTTGAAAATGAGGATATCGCTAGAAAAATGGGGAATAACGGGAAAAAGAAGGTTGAAGAATATTCCTGGAAAAAGATAGCAGAAAAAACACAAGGGATTTATGAAAGGTTAATTTAA
- the argB gene encoding acetylglutamate kinase, with amino-acid sequence METVNILIEALPYIKKFHKKKILIKYGGHAMVDEKAMDSTARDTVLLKYVGMNPIVVHGGGPEISRAMDKIGKEPKFIEGLRITDRETMDIVKMVLVGKINTEIVSRIGWHGGNGVGISGKDSKLIEAVRKAPHEIVNSVTGEKQMVDLGLVGEIKSINPEIVNVLTKNDYIPIISPIGVADNGETLNLNADTVAGDMASEMDAEKLIILTDVPGILADPKDPESLIRKIKIDEIEELIKDGTITEGMLPKTMTCIKAIEDGVSSAHIIDGRVKHSVLLEIFTKKGIGTMIKS; translated from the coding sequence ATGGAAACCGTTAACATTTTAATAGAGGCACTGCCTTACATAAAAAAATTTCACAAAAAGAAGATTCTTATAAAATATGGCGGACATGCTATGGTGGATGAAAAAGCTATGGACTCCACTGCAAGAGATACAGTGCTCTTAAAGTATGTGGGCATGAATCCAATTGTTGTGCATGGAGGAGGGCCTGAAATATCAAGGGCTATGGATAAAATTGGAAAAGAGCCAAAATTTATTGAAGGACTTCGAATAACCGATAGGGAAACTATGGACATAGTTAAAATGGTCCTTGTAGGTAAGATAAACACTGAAATTGTGTCAAGAATAGGCTGGCACGGTGGAAATGGAGTGGGGATCTCTGGAAAAGACAGCAAACTTATAGAAGCTGTCAGGAAAGCCCCTCATGAAATAGTAAATAGTGTAACTGGTGAAAAACAGATGGTAGATTTAGGGCTTGTAGGTGAAATCAAGTCTATAAACCCGGAAATAGTAAATGTACTCACTAAAAATGATTATATCCCAATAATTTCACCTATTGGTGTTGCTGATAATGGAGAAACTTTGAATTTAAATGCAGATACTGTTGCAGGAGATATGGCTTCTGAAATGGATGCAGAAAAGTTGATTATACTGACAGATGTTCCTGGAATACTTGCAGATCCAAAGGACCCTGAGTCACTTATTCGAAAAATCAAAATCGACGAAATTGAAGAGTTAATCAAGGATGGAACCATAACTGAAGGAATGCTGCCTAAAACAATGACCTGTATTAAAGCTATTGAAGACGGTGTTTCATC
- a CDS encoding metallophosphoesterase family protein: MAFIAHLSDMHIGAINFKEELLLRAINKVNDLNPNLVIVTGDITNNGYYAEFERAAEFMELFESPLLVVPGNHDARHIGNECFEELIKKQCGTLNVKTPEISAIGLDSSEPDIDYGKIGRAQQASMEAELKSAGENNLYKIIALHHHIIPVPKTGRERNVLTDAGDILKSIIDGEADIVLSGHKHVPYVWFVGNTTFVTAGTVSSLKLRGKDVCSFNTIDIKPDTVEVVLNQADGKSKCLAKFENRCKVID; this comes from the coding sequence ATGGCATTTATTGCTCACCTATCAGATATGCATATCGGTGCAATCAATTTCAAAGAGGAGCTTTTACTCCGGGCCATAAATAAAGTTAATGACCTCAATCCAAATTTAGTGATTGTAACTGGAGATATAACCAACAATGGTTATTATGCAGAATTTGAAAGAGCAGCAGAGTTCATGGAACTTTTTGAAAGTCCACTGCTTGTAGTTCCTGGAAATCACGATGCACGGCATATAGGGAACGAATGTTTTGAGGAACTTATAAAAAAGCAGTGTGGTACTTTAAATGTTAAAACTCCTGAAATTAGTGCTATAGGATTAGATAGCAGCGAGCCAGATATAGATTATGGGAAAATAGGTAGAGCACAGCAAGCTTCAATGGAAGCAGAACTTAAAAGCGCTGGAGAAAATAATTTATATAAGATAATAGCTCTTCACCACCATATAATCCCCGTCCCAAAAACTGGGCGTGAAAGGAACGTATTAACTGATGCAGGAGATATTTTAAAATCTATAATTGATGGAGAGGCAGATATCGTATTATCTGGACATAAACACGTGCCTTATGTATGGTTCGTAGGCAATACAACATTTGTTACTGCTGGAACAGTTTCTTCGCTTAAACTTCGAGGAAAAGATGTTTGTTCTTTTAATACAATTGATATTAAACCAGATACTGTTGAAGTAGTCTTAAATCAGGCAGATGGAAAATCTAAGTGTCTTGCAAAATTTGAAAATAGATGTAAGGTGATTGATTGA
- a CDS encoding DUF2304 domain-containing protein: protein MIYQDVGALIGIIAIIIAILRLKNGKMSLGMASLWILIWLIVIWVSIFPNSTNIFASLTGIGRGLDLVLIVALIVGYYLIFKMYGMIENMDKEITLLVREIALQRGDLKEKIDEEYSANPDSTDKKSKTRSK from the coding sequence ATGATATATCAAGATGTAGGAGCACTTATAGGAATAATTGCCATAATTATTGCAATTTTAAGGCTTAAAAATGGTAAAATGTCATTAGGGATGGCTTCCCTCTGGATTTTAATTTGGTTAATTGTTATATGGGTCTCTATATTTCCTAATTCAACAAACATATTTGCTAGTCTGACAGGAATAGGCAGGGGATTAGATTTAGTCCTAATAGTAGCGCTTATTGTGGGTTACTATCTTATTTTTAAGATGTACGGCATGATAGAAAATATGGATAAAGAAATAACGTTACTTGTAAGAGAAATTGCACTCCAAAGAGGCGATTTAAAGGAAAAAATAGATGAGGAATACTCAGCAAATCCAGACTCAACAGACAAAAAGAGTAAAACCAGATCAAAATAA